A window of Verrucomicrobiota bacterium genomic DNA:
GGCCGCGTTTGACCTGACTCCGCCCGTCATCGCCACGCCGCGGGAAATCGTCCGCAAGTTTTTCCGGTGATGGCAAGTGCCCCGTAGGAGACGAGGTAACGAGGCTCAATTCAACTTCTGACCTCCGACCTCCGACTTCTGATCTCTGACCTCTGCCTTCTGCTTTCTGCCTTCGGCCTTTGAAACCAGCGGGAGCACCGGCGGCGGCTTGATGGCGGAGCGCCGCTGGCCATTCTTGCGTTACGGCGGCAGGAAAACGGAGCGCACTCCCGCCCGCGTTGCGAAATCGTGCTGCTGCTTGTCGGCGGTGACGAATTCGTCGAAGCCGAATTCCATCATCGCCACGTGCAGCAAGTCGGCGGTTTTGACCGGGATCGTCTGGCCGTGTTTCCGTGAAAGCTCCAGGGCAGAGTCGAACACCTCATCGTAGTTCACATCGAGTCGGGCCACTATTCCATTCGTCAGGTCCTGTTCCAGCAACGCCAGCCCGGCTTGAAACTGCGCCGCCGTTAACAGGGACTGCCCGGTCGGCCCCAAGAGCCAGGTCTTCCGCCGCGCCACGTGGAGCATTTCCACCTCGTTAAGGCGCGACAGCAAAATGGGCGGCTGATAATTCTGGACGATGGCTTGGGCGGCAGGCGTGTTGGCTTCCTGCCAATAAAGTTTGAACAGCAATCCGCTGTCGAAGTACGCCCTCAAAAGCGGTCTTCCTTGTCTTGCGCCAGCAGTTCCGTGGCGGTGGGGCCGGTGACGGGCGCGGGGTAATGCGGCGCCAACCGGGCGGCGAAATCCGGCCACTTCAATTTACCGTTGGCCGGTTCAGCCTTGAGCGACGCGGCGGGAGGCGTCAGCACTACCCACGGCTTTCCGCCCCGCGTGAC
This region includes:
- a CDS encoding type II toxin-antitoxin system VapC family toxin, with the translated sequence MRAYFDSGLLFKLYWQEANTPAAQAIVQNYQPPILLSRLNEVEMLHVARRKTWLLGPTGQSLLTAAQFQAGLALLEQDLTNGIVARLDVNYDEVFDSALELSRKHGQTIPVKTADLLHVAMMEFGFDEFVTADKQQHDFATRAGVRSVFLPP
- a CDS encoding type II toxin-antitoxin system Phd/YefM family antitoxin, giving the protein MKTISEQQAVKQFDEYSELAHNGERILVTRGGKPWVVLTPPAASLKAEPANGKLKWPDFAARLAPHYPAPVTGPTATELLAQDKEDRF